In Mytilus trossulus isolate FHL-02 chromosome 10, PNRI_Mtr1.1.1.hap1, whole genome shotgun sequence, the DNA window AAAAAGAAGAAGGTAactaactttatttttttaaatggacagTTGATATACCCCAAGTTTTTGATAGGATTCGTGTTTCTCAGTCTATATTTGCCTgtttgcctttttctttttatccatgacgttgtcagtttgaatAATGGAAAATAATTCACTATTTATTAGTACTTGATGAACTTAAATTTTGACTTGCAtgcatgtttataatttattgtttttttcagcTATGCTGAGTTGGATACTGAAATCCGAGATAAACCTTACATCCGTAATGGACGGCAATGTAACCATACTGAAAGATGACATAAAACTACATCACATGCTTCCAACAAAAATATTAGGTGAGAACATAAACATTGCTCGAGTGAAAAAGTATTTCTCACCGGAAGCATGGCAAACATTAAAGGTTGCATTATCATCAAAAAGGGATAACGCAGAATGGAACTGTACAGTATGTGATACGGACGTTAACAATGCGGCATCACTGGTGTGTGATGGCTGCTTGGAGTGGTTTCACCAAAAATGTGTCAGACTCAGAAACGCTCCAAAAACCACTTACTggatatgtagaaaatgtcattgcaaataaataattaaagaatttatatttaataattgtatgtattgtaaatataaaataaatgtctttaatttttattatctagtACATTTTAATAGACTCATCGTATATTGCtatttttcatgtaacaataacgctatgtaaccgtagcctaagtaattattgttacattcgtaattaatcggtTCCTTACCCGACTTTGCATTCCGGCATTTAGTCTcctatgtaacaataatatttttattattgttacatttccacaTGCCGGAGATtgacatttccatgtaaccgtagccagtgcctaatttctttttactgaaattgttaaaaaggaACTTTCTTTATGATTCATAATTGTATCATTAATGGTAAATGAAAGGGtattaaatattgatgaaaacaGCATTACTTCAATTTTTATGAACTTTAGGGTCGTTATCCAGAGgcatatttagaatttttttcagGGGGCTCTAAGACAGtcagtgccccccccccccccccccccctttccccaTTTTCCgtataatgaaaatattatttttctccaTTTCGTTGCAATCCGGAAACCAAACTGGTATCCGATACcgattctaaaaatagaaacgaGAGTGCATTTCCTGTGATTTGAACATGTGTCCAAAGATAAATATTAGTCTTTAAAAAAGGTAATATGAGGCAAGAGAGCATATGAAAGACCACTAAGTCAGAATAACAGCTTTAAAAATGAACCTCTTCAtagttttttctttaatttgtacCCAAATAATCCATTGTAACAGGAACgaactttcaaacttttgtcaAAAAAAGCTAAAACCGATTTGGAACAACCTCCTAAAGAGAGATTTCCCTTAAATGAGTGATTGTCTCTCAGACATGGTCTATATTTGCtgttgaagaaaagaaaaaagctTCAAACCTAAAAAAACTGAATGCCAATGAATGAAGGGGGAAAGTCGTC includes these proteins:
- the LOC134688005 gene encoding uncharacterized protein LOC134688005; the encoded protein is MPFLKRRPKEKEEAMLSWILKSEINLTSVMDGNVTILKDDIKLHHMLPTKILGENINIARVKKYFSPEAWQTLKVALSSKRDNAEWNCTVCDTDVNNAASLVCDGCLEWFHQKCERTFKLLSKKAKTDLEQPPKERFPLNE